AATCAATCAATCATGGGTCAGAGGTGACGAGACATTAATGTaagataaagaagaaaaataaggtGCAATAATAGTGATTCAATGTTAAAGCAAGAAGCCTGAAATATATCTCTTTAAGCCTAAATGTCTTTCTAATGTAACAGTAGATATGTTTGCATCTATTGGCTTCCTAATTTCAGCTCAAGTGATTTTACCATTGGCTTCATCCCTCACAATTAACTTAAACACTCACCCCCACTCGTCTCTTAAACCACTTTACAGTGGAGGACATTGCCAGGCTGTCCCCCTGGGTCTCCTTCTCTAGTTAGCCCGcatgaaaaataattattacACTGAGACTGTGTACATGTGCGCAGGGAGTGACTTTTCGAGTAGAGAGCGGCGAGCTGGTGATTGCCAGGATCCTCCACGGTGGCATGATTGACCAGCAAGGTCTGCTTCATGTTGGCGACATCATCAAGGAGGTGAACGGCAAAGAGGTCGGCAACGACCCCAAAGTCCTCCAGGAGATGCTGAAGGAGGCAAGCGGCAGCGTTGTACTGAAGATCCTGCCCAGCTACCAGGAGCCGCACACACCTAGACAGGTCAGTCATTTTTAAAGGGTAAGGAGTGTTTACAAAGCAAACCCGATTCAGGCTTTGCTTCAAATCATGTTAAATCTGTGCGGTTAAAACTTGTTCTGCAAACTCTGCTGCATCATAGCTGTTGCTCTTTGATCTGACACACATGAAAGATCCCCAAAATACCTAAATGGCACAAACTGGAGCtggaaataaacataaaaaggaCACTTTAATGGAACTTTCTGTGCTCGAAATGCTTTGATCTTCCACATTTAAgcttctgtttttgttaaagTAGAATACATTGTGGAATAAATATTgcataaaaagtttaaattgatTTAAAAGTATACAGTCATTTTCATCAGTAAGCACCACTTAATGTCCTGCCTGGCATCCACCCTGCTATCTATAACCTTGCATGCTGTGCCAGGAATCATTATGTAATACCATAATGGGACTTTTTAGATGACACTGGCTATTTAgctttaatatgtgcattacAGCTTTGTCACTTATCCAAATGCAGAGCAGTTTTCCTGCACCCATGCATAATGGATCTGTAATTGAAATCATCATGAGGAAGCTAGAGAAAGATCTCACGGGCAGCTTATAACACAGAGGATCCCCTTCGcatgtttgccttttttttttcattatttcagaTGCCACAGTTGATTGGCTATCAAATGTCTGCAGGAAATTGCTTGGTGTAGTGCTTAGTTATTAGTTGATGTCAGTGCTCTCCTCCGGTTATGCTAGCTGATGAGCATTAGCTTTCTAAAAATCAGACTCTGATCATACTGAAACCCGCTCACCGAGTTTAGTATTGAGGGGAAATTGAAAGGTTATCTTGCCTGTTAAATTTTCGCCAATAGGATGCAAGGATGAGAGAATGCAATGTACACAACACTACTACTGAAGAGAAAAGGGGCAGTGAATCTTGAGAAGCTGGGCTAAATTAATTCTTCACGTCTAACCAACATATACAAGAACATCGTTTATAAGAAAAGAATAAGGATTATTAGTATACATCACATTACATTAGCTTTTGCTAATAGGTGAAAAAAATCCAGCTTATATATGAGCTTATACTATAAAGATAGTTTGCAGTTAAACTGTTTTTGTATCCACCAGCTacaaaaaatttatttttatagtcCTTTAGTGTGAACAAAGCTGTGATTTTACAAAGCTTACGATTGTCTAATTTATTGGTTCAGACATTCATGACAGAATAAACTTTAATATCTTTGGTTAAATTTCCTCCTGAGGAAAAAGTTTCGTCATGAGGACAAAATTTTAAGACACCTGTTTCTGACTAAATTTGTGTGAAAAAAATTTCTATTTCTTATTTCTGGGGTTTAATTTATCAAATACAAGCTATGCTTTGGCCTCAGTGCATGCATCAGGTTACTGTCACACTAAGACACGTTTCTCACTCTGATcttcacacatgcacatttgTAAAGGACCAATGGTATCACGATAGATAGCATGAACCAACATGGTGATGTCTGAAACACTCAACTCAGTGACTTCAGAGCCTATCTTTTATAGTGTCTGTGATTTAAACTCATTAGGGAAGTTTAATTGCAGGGGTGTGTTTTATTCCAAAACCACGATCTGTTTCTAAACATAACCTCATTAGTTTTGGTGTAAAAACCAGACCAGCAGCTGAACATGAAAGTAAACAAAACAGCAGGGagtaaaagcaaagcaaaacaaactccCTGAAAGGGCTACGGCCAACAAATCACCATCCCTCCCTTATACACTCTAATGTGTCCAGGCACTGACTTCAAAAGACACCTTGTGCGTATCTTTACGATGGCAGCAGAACCTTACAGAACAGAAGTATTTCACACATTAGGATCATAGCACCCTGTAGCAAAAGGCAGCGTTCAATCTGGCAAAATTGCTGTAAGAGGGCCTTCATGTATAAGAGAAATCACCTCCTTTCCATTCAGCACCTCAGAAGAGTCTATCCTCAGGTATAGCTCTTTCATGGATTTCAAAAGATGCAGATTCCTTTGTAAGAATGCATATCTCCGGTATACATTATGCTCTAAAGGCCTTCGCTTTGTTGAGggtttagttttccttttttctgtgaAAGCTGCCCTACTTAAATACTTAAGAGAAATCTGTCCGCGGGAGACATTAAAGAATGATTGGTTGTGCTCGCACAGTTAAGAGCTGTGTAGGTGGACGCACAGCGTATGTGCTGTCGATGCTACGATTAGAGTTGTACCCAAAAGTCTCAGTGTAATCCAGCTGTCTGTGTTCCAGGCCTGGAGCTTGGCTGTAACGCTGGCGACTAAACTCAACTGACAGCTCGCTTTGGCTAAAGGAGAATATGCGTTTGTCCGTCTGTCTGTCGTGTCCTTACAGAGGGAAGGACGCACGCACACAAAGGCAGTACAGTACAGGCTGGCAAAGCCCGTTTTATGTTCATGCATCAGTTCAGAAAAGAGACGACGTCAAGCGCAGGGGGGGGAGGAGGGGATGGTTGCCATGGCTACAGATTTTGGCTCtctctttatttctctctccctctttttctccgtgtttttttttttttttttttttttttgtctcagtctgtctctcagACTCCTTGTCCTATCAGTGGGGGTTGGGATAGATGGTTTGGTTTATGAGCTGAATCCTGTAGCCTTGAGCTGTCGGGAGAGCGAGCTGGGAGATAGGGAAGGCTTTAAATGGGCAAGGGCTGTTTCATATTGATGGACAGTCGGTCATCCAGTCCATCTACAGCCGATCACGTGTACCACACAAGAAGCATCACGATTCTAtattgggtgtaaaaggtttgACTGACATGTTCCCTCTCTCTAATGTAATTATTCATTCAGGCCTTTGTGAAGTGTCACTTTGATTACGACCCGTCTCATGATAACCTGATTCCGTGTAAGGAGGCGGGGCTTAGCTTCAACAGTGGAGACATTCTGCAGATCTTTAACCAGGAGGACCTCAACTGGTGGCAGGTTAGTACAGCCACATATGTGTATTTTAGCAACATAAGATGTTTCAATTTGTTAGCCGCTTCACTTTGCATGTGTGGTTCCTCTTCATAGGCCTGTCATATAGAAGGTGGCAGCGCAGGTCTAATTCCAAGCCAGCTCCTTGAGGAGAAGAGGAAGGCTTTTGTGAAGAGAGATCTGGAGCTCGCTACCACAGGTACACCTCTTAGCGGTATGCAGCAGAGCAGAGAAGTGCTTCTCATTATGCAGATTCGATACCGGCTCCTCGCTGCACAAACACCCCGGCAACAAAGCCAACATCTGTTCCTCTCCATATCATACAAGTGCTTCATCTGGCGCTGTTCGCTCATCCTCCTCTCACCTCTTCAGTCTGCTCCTCAGTCAGAAAGCGCTGAACTGGTAATGAGCATCGGAGTGACTCAGGTGGCCTGATCCAATCTGTTGGTTATTAAGCTGCAGGGTCTGACATTCAAGCGCTACCCCTCCTCGAGAAGAAGGCTTGATTGAGGAGCGGTGATAAGACAACCGTCCGTAAAACCTGATCAATAATGATCTCTCCTCTCATGAGACGTGGCGTGAAAAGAGGCCGTGTTTCTTTAGATTTTACTGCTCTGCTGTGCTCAGTGGCAACAAAACAGGTGGTGAGTCATAGCCAGCTGCATACCCTTCACTCGTAGAGGAGAGGAAGATGACAGTCCAACTGTACTGCCCTTGGAGCTCAGGAAGGACACAGCTGTCTATCAGCATATTTCCCACATATACCAGCAGAGAGAGAATGAAACATTTGGAATTGATACAATACTGTTTACCCACTGATCTATATAGTTGGGACACAATATTTAATAATTAGAACTATAGCTCTTAAGAACAAAATCATAACTATTTTTTGTTCTGCTTTGACAAGTGGATTTCGTCATCAGGATAGTACTGAGTACATGAGTACTCATGATTCCAAGTATTACTTTCCTTCTAGAAGATACTCCCTCCTATGTCAAATAATCTGCCACACTGAACAGACGGTCAGCAGATCGTGCAGTCACAGGTGTCCCTGGCAGCAGATTGGTTGTATACGACTAATTAGTATTGGCGCACAGTGCCATCTAGTGGTCTCTTTATAGCCCTCCAATGCTTTACATTTTCATCAGCTCTTGGATTGTTTTCAGGTATTTTGTTGGAGTTGTTGAAGGTTTGATCTGCCTCTGTCTTAGGTCCTCTTTGTGCAGGGGTGGTGggtaagaagaagaaaaagatgatGTATTTGACCACCAAGAATGCAGGTAAATTTACATGAGCTTGGGGCAAAATGATCCCCTACcttgtgatttttgttttgtcttttgttgtctCAGTTTGACTTATTATTACCTTCTATTTAGAATTTGATCGTCACGAGTTGCGGATCTACGAGGAGGTTGCCAAAGTCCCGCCCTTCAGGAGGAAGACTCTGGTTCTGATTGGAGCGCAGGGCGTCGGCCGTCGTAGCCTGAAGAACAAACTGCTGGTGTCAGATCCCCAACGCTATGGCACCACAATCCCCTGTGAGTAAAGCCATCCTCATCACACGACGCCATATTCACCAATAAAAGCACAAGCAGGCTTTTGTTGTAGCTGAAGTTGAACCTTTAGGGCagatcagtttaaaaaaaccaagatgtttctgtttattgcaaTGACTCAGTCACCTCTAGAAAACCAAAGGTGGATGAGAGAGATGGTCAGATGTACTCCTTTATGAGCCGCAGCGAAATGGAATGTGACATCAAAAACGGGCGTTTCCTGGAGCACGGCGAGTATGACGGGAACCTGTACGGCACAAAGATCAGCTCCATACACGATGtgatagaaacaggaaagaTCTGCATCCTGGATGTTAACCCACAGGTAGAGGAAACAGTTTTACCTTCTTTATTTGGTTACACTGTAATTTCTCCAGGATAGAACAGCTTGTGGCTGCTGAGATGCTTTCAGTCTTTTCATCAATATTTATCCAAGAGGATCTCTTAATGATCTGCATccactcagataattatttttacacatcttaTTAACTAAGTCAGAGGAAGACGCTGCAGGTGTTTTTTAATGAGATCCTTAGCTTTTCTATTGGATTTGTTTGAGTGTTTTTGCTCATTTGCGGCAAAGTGATGCAGTGATTGTAAAACATCTGTACTGTTTCTGATTTTCTCTTAAGGCTATTAAAGTCCTGCGGACATCTGAATTCCTGCCCTACGTTGTATTCATCGAAGCCCCAGACTTTGAGGTCCTCAAAGCTATGAATAGGTCGGCAATTGAGTCAGGAGTTGTCACAAAACAGTTAACAGTAAGTCTGtgctttcattcattctctACCAAGATCATTAGAGGCGAACAGTAACAAATGAGATGTAGCTGCTGGCTCTATGGTTTGGTGCGACCCCTGTGTTGCTGGAAACAGCTGATATCAGTTACTCTGGTGGCGCATTCAAGAATTGACAACATCTGAACCAAAATATAATGACAGCAACTTTCAGTGAAATGAGACCAAAACACGCCCACACAGTCCTGATAGAGCACATCAACTAAATTTCAGAATTTCAAGTATATGTAAAGTATAAAAGTACATGAAGTACATGAAGTATACACCTTGAGGGAACTATTGTTGCGATTTTGTCAGAAGGTTTGCAATGTCTTCCAGTGCAGTCTCAggagcatggaggagattccaggaaGCAGCcagttactctaggagagctCAACAGGGCTGCAGAAGGCCAACCCATCTATAGGAGCAGTATTTGCTactttgtgcaaggaggaacagcAATGACGAGATTTTTTAAGGCACTGCTAGAGCCCTAAAAATAACCCTCAACAGGCCACTGGTGTGAgtgtctctgaccaaacaatcagaaacttCATGACTGTGGTCTGAGGCCCTGATATCTTGTAGTGTTATGTAGTTTGTATTCAGCCCTCTGTAGACTGATAATTGTCATTTCTTTCATCTTAACACATTACCCAATCCACATCGAAATAGATAACCAGGATGATTTCCCCCCATTGACATTTGATGTGTTCCTGTAATTTTTTGTGCAAtgtagaaatatatatatttaaacttGTAGGAAAAGTCTTTGCACATTTCCaccccaaaaacacattttattatttatttatttaagttgtTTGTGATTTAAACTGACTTTAAGGCTTTCTTTATGTGCTCCTTTGGTGCACTCGCTTCCCCTACTGCTGATATATTTAAATTGCTCACCTGAAGTCCTGACAGGTTCTAAACATTTGAACTGTGTGTGCTGCAATTTCACTTTGGACCTGTAATTTGTTCAGAAAGCAAGCATCACACTCTGTATCAAATGAGTCCTTCATGTTAACAGAGATCATATCTCTGGTGTACCCCAGACACCAAACCACAGTCTTCGATTGAGTGTCCGAGCCTGAAGGCAGGTTGCCTGAGGTCAGGAGAAACACACCAAGGACATTTGTCATTTTGTGCAAGCACATTTGTCCTCCAGGGTCAGGTCATCAGTGCAGAGGAAGTATCTGAAGCAGGACATGCAGCAGAAACTGTGGTTCACACTGTTCACACAGCAGGAATTTTCTTCACAATCATTGTTCATTGCCTACTCTACTCACCAGATTGAGCCTCTTGTGACTGTCTGCTCtgacaaaataaaattttaGTTGAAGAGTAGCTGTTTGGACACACCTGCATCACACaccaaaaggggaaaaaaggtcATAGCATGATTTCCAGAGAGCACTTTAGAAATAGAAACCTCGCTGGAAGCAGCCCAAAGAGGTGACCTTTAAGGAGAAACCGGTCAAATTGACTTGAATCAGGCAGAATTGTGAAAACTTTATGACCATGACTTGTTGTTGCACGGATTTTTGCaatttgaaaaatatatattggATTTGCTCGCTGTTTGTCGTGACAGAACACTGGTTTCTTAATATTATGGCAACTCCCTTGGTGTCAGTAGCTTTAACAGTGTTTACAATTCTTTCCTTAAAGCACTTCTCCCTGACACACTCCTTTCAGGACTCAGAACTAAAGAGGACGGTGGATGAGAGTGAGCGCATCAAGAGAGCCTATGGACATTACTTTGACCTTTGCATCATAAATGACGGCCTCGAGGCGGCGTTCCGAAGTCTACGGCTGGCGCTGGAGAAACTGTCAACAGAGCACCAGTGGGTGCCTGTCAGCTGGGTTTTCTGAGAGTCACCGAGAGTTCGCCAGCATGGTGCCAAGGTCACAGGCCAAAGGTTGAAGGACGATACATCACTGGTAGCTCCAgagggggggtggggtgggttgTTTCCACATGCAGCTATTGGTGGCAGAGGCGTGTGGTGAAGAAGCGGATACACTGCAGAAGACCAGCCTCAtgtagagctttttttttttgtacaaagtTAATGTTCCTCTGTTGAGCCTAAGGTCAAGTTGTACTTTATTTGTCAGAACTGGAATAAAGCTCTATTGATGTTTGTGAAGAAGGACTTAGAGGTAATTATGAGGTTCAGTGCAATAGTGCgagtgagtgtgcgtgtgttatCATAAATGTGGATATAGACTTAGAGTAATGCATATGTTTTGCAAGTAACAGTGCTCTGTTGGAGGTTTTTCCTCGAAGGACATTTAACGTTTTAGCCTTTAAATCTTAAATACTTTATGTAGTGTAATGTTTACATTGGATCGGTAGGACAGATTGGTTAAGGATAAAAGATACCAAATGTCATATTTGTATCAAATTCTCTATATTTTATCATTTGATCATACAGTATGATTGTATGTGTTCAGAACTGTGCGTAATCTCGTTTGTGTCCACAGATTTGAAAACTGAACAGCAATAGATCATTTTGAAGATACATGCAATACACACGAGATACCctaatgtgcacacacacacactctcatatatatatatatatatgtatatgtatacagaAACAGAGTGAGACCTTCTGCAGTATTCCTGAAGtctcagtttgttttatttgcttttcaATGTTGAATACGTTGAACATTTCCTGTCCCGTGCTGGTAAAGCTCTAGTTTGTTTGACGGTTAGAGGATCCAGCCAGTGGATCACAACATGTCACTTCTGTCTGCTTGATTCTGTCGGACTTGTATTTGTAGCACTGAGAACACTTAAGCTctattaagaaaaagaaagaaaaatacctGACGAAGTAGCCTACAATATGCACTGATTGTGTAATGAAGGCAAACATATAACCTAACATTGCTGGTTGGCTAGTTGATGGAAgtactttttttgttattttcatgtacaaacagtaaaaatatttaCCAGTGGCTTCGATTTCATGCTTACTTTTGCCTTAACATGGTTGAAAAGCCAAGGAAACgttatattttttcatcatGTAACATTTCACTTCTATCACTGTACATGTTactcagaaaattaaaaaaaataatctggcAACATATTCAttgtttatgttatttttcCTTCAACCTGTACGTACTGTATAGTAATAAAGAGtatataatacaatatatagaaatacatgGTGCTTTTCTGGTTCTACCAGGGAACTACTACACTGTAGTTTGAATGTTCCTATAACAACTATTAACTGAAACTGAGAATATGCATAGTGCATaatcatttttaaacttcaaGTTATATtcaataaaagagaaaacaacacTGTTTTAAATGCATATATGAGACATAATATATTCTGCTGTTGTTGACAGTTCAAGTCGAGTGTAATCTGTGTGACCTCTGAGGATTTGGGTGAGTAGAATTATTGCACGAGGATGATGGGGTTGGTTGATGACGTCCAGTTGGTGTCGTCCAGTAATGAGGTGCCAGAGGCAGCATTATTGGATACATGTCATAGGCAGGCGGTGGGCTACTTGGACAGACACCTGTCAGCCTGGGATCAAACTGTAGGAAAGTAGAGTTCAGAGTCAGACTGGCCTTAGCTTGGAGCTACACAGTTCAATTTGAATTTATTGCACAGTGTTTAATTGCATTGCATTTTACAGAGCCTCTTTCCCAGCTTTTCCCAACACTCAGTAAGCTTTAGATTAGCACAATCACTGGAAACATCTGGAAATGGGAAACAATTATGTGCAGCCAAGAAGCAGTTCTGTACACAagcttgttttatgttttagtttttgCAATGATCAAGCCAACATAAATAAACCAGTGGTTCACTGGTGAGTTTAACAGCAACTA
The Oreochromis aureus strain Israel breed Guangdong linkage group 8, ZZ_aureus, whole genome shotgun sequence DNA segment above includes these coding regions:
- the mpp2b gene encoding MAGUK p55 subfamily member 2b isoform X3, translating into MHQALDTLSDSTSSTTANDLDLIFLKGIMESPVAHERFEEPKLEAVRENNVELVQDILKELSPLAHRSQAADELVRILKEPHFQSLLETHDSVASKNYETPPPSPCSFMDAALNNQPVPPDAVRMVGIRKVSGEHLGVTFRVESGELVIARILHGGMIDQQGLLHVGDIIKEVNGKEVGNDPKVLQEMLKEASGSVVLKILPSYQEPHTPRQAFVKCHFDYDPSHDNLIPCKEAGLSFNSGDILQIFNQEDLNWWQACHIEGGSAGLIPSQLLEEKRKAFVKRDLELATTGPLCAGVVGKKKKKMMYLTTKNAEFDRHELRIYEEVAKVPPFRRKTLVLIGAQGVGRRSLKNKLLVSDPQRYGTTIPFTSRKPKVDERDGQMYSFMSRSEMECDIKNGRFLEHGEYDGNLYGTKISSIHDVIETGKICILDVNPQAIKVLRTSEFLPYVVFIEAPDFEVLKAMNRSAIESGVVTKQLTDSELKRTVDESERIKRAYGHYFDLCIINDGLEAAFRSLRLALEKLSTEHQWVPVSWVF
- the mpp2b gene encoding MAGUK p55 subfamily member 2b isoform X1, coding for MAGSLFGRLSLEEGDSANSLEGLDIKLEGEAMHQALDTLSDSTSSTTANDLDLIFLKGIMESPVAHERFEEPKLEAVRENNVELVQDILKELSPLAHRSQAADELVRILKEPHFQSLLETHDSVASKNYETPPPSPCSFMDAALNNQPVPPDAVRMVGIRKVSGEHLGVTFRVESGELVIARILHGGMIDQQGLLHVGDIIKEVNGKEVGNDPKVLQEMLKEASGSVVLKILPSYQEPHTPRQAFVKCHFDYDPSHDNLIPCKEAGLSFNSGDILQIFNQEDLNWWQACHIEGGSAGLIPSQLLEEKRKAFVKRDLELATTGPLCAGVVGKKKKKMMYLTTKNAEFDRHELRIYEEVAKVPPFRRKTLVLIGAQGVGRRSLKNKLLVSDPQRYGTTIPFTSRKPKVDERDGQMYSFMSRSEMECDIKNGRFLEHGEYDGNLYGTKISSIHDVIETGKICILDVNPQAIKVLRTSEFLPYVVFIEAPDFEVLKAMNRSAIESGVVTKQLTDSELKRTVDESERIKRAYGHYFDLCIINDGLEAAFRSLRLALEKLSTEHQWVPVSWVF
- the mpp2b gene encoding MAGUK p55 subfamily member 2b isoform X2, which produces MPVATSSSDSAMHQALDTLSDSTSSTTANDLDLIFLKGIMESPVAHERFEEPKLEAVRENNVELVQDILKELSPLAHRSQAADELVRILKEPHFQSLLETHDSVASKNYETPPPSPCSFMDAALNNQPVPPDAVRMVGIRKVSGEHLGVTFRVESGELVIARILHGGMIDQQGLLHVGDIIKEVNGKEVGNDPKVLQEMLKEASGSVVLKILPSYQEPHTPRQAFVKCHFDYDPSHDNLIPCKEAGLSFNSGDILQIFNQEDLNWWQACHIEGGSAGLIPSQLLEEKRKAFVKRDLELATTGPLCAGVVGKKKKKMMYLTTKNAEFDRHELRIYEEVAKVPPFRRKTLVLIGAQGVGRRSLKNKLLVSDPQRYGTTIPFTSRKPKVDERDGQMYSFMSRSEMECDIKNGRFLEHGEYDGNLYGTKISSIHDVIETGKICILDVNPQAIKVLRTSEFLPYVVFIEAPDFEVLKAMNRSAIESGVVTKQLTDSELKRTVDESERIKRAYGHYFDLCIINDGLEAAFRSLRLALEKLSTEHQWVPVSWVF
- the mpp2b gene encoding MAGUK p55 subfamily member 2b isoform X4, producing MAGSLFGRLSLEEGDSANSLEGLDIKLEGEAMHQALDTLSDSTSSTTANDLDLIFLKGIMESPVAHERFEEPKLEAVRENNVELVQDILKELSPLAHRSQAADELVRILKEPHFQSLLETHDSVASKNYETPPPSPCSFMDAALNNQPVPPDAVRMVGIRKVSGEHLGVTFRVESGELVIARILHGGMIDQQGLLHVGDIIKEVNGKEVGNDPKVLQEMLKEASGSVVLKILPSYQEPHTPRQAFVKCHFDYDPSHDNLIPCKEAGLSFNSGDILQIFNQEDLNWWQACHIEGGSAGLIPSQLLEEKRKAFVKRDLELATTGPLCAGVVGKKKKKMMYLTTKNAEFDRHELRIYEEVAKVPPFRRKTLVLIGAQGVGRRSLKNKLLVSDPQRYGTTIPFTSRKPKVDERDGQMYSFMSRSEMECDIKNGRFLEHGEYDGNLYGTKISSIHDVIETGKICILDVNPQAIKVLRTSEFLPYVVFIEAPDFEVLKAMNRSAIESGVVTKQLTCSLRSMEEIPGSSQLL